A genomic stretch from Desulfofalx alkaliphila DSM 12257 includes:
- a CDS encoding DUF1847 domain-containing protein, translated as MKCADCKQKPKNRCNHDGYDCTGGKLDCSAVYHLDENKGPHRISGYLQHEYGNDLTRLEETIKYCQKMGYKKIGIAFCVGLAEESVVIAHIFESYNFKVASVCCKLCGLDKKDYDVPNVNPEKLEIHCNPVGQAEILNRSKVDFNIEVGLCVGHDVLFKKYAKAPVTVLAVKDRLMAHNPLGVIYSSYWRKKFKVK; from the coding sequence ATGAAATGCGCAGACTGCAAGCAAAAACCCAAGAACCGCTGTAATCATGATGGTTATGACTGTACCGGAGGAAAACTAGATTGTTCAGCCGTATACCACCTAGATGAGAACAAAGGTCCCCATAGAATTAGTGGCTATTTGCAGCATGAATATGGAAACGACTTAACCCGCTTAGAGGAAACAATCAAATACTGTCAAAAGATGGGGTATAAGAAGATTGGAATTGCTTTTTGTGTAGGGTTAGCGGAAGAAAGTGTGGTAATTGCACATATTTTTGAGTCCTATAATTTTAAAGTGGCATCTGTTTGCTGCAAATTATGCGGGTTGGACAAAAAAGATTATGATGTGCCCAATGTTAATCCTGAAAAACTGGAAATACATTGTAATCCTGTCGGTCAAGCGGAAATATTAAACCGTTCAAAAGTAGACTTCAACATTGAGGTAGGTTTATGCGTGGGTCACGATGTGTTGTTTAAGAAGTACGCAAAGGCACCGGTCACTGTATTGGCAGTAAAGGACAGATTAATGGCTCACAACCCACTGGGGGTGATATACTCAAGCTACTGGCGGAAAAAGTTCAAAGTCAAATAG